A genomic region of Corallococcus soli contains the following coding sequences:
- a CDS encoding ATP-binding protein, translated as MSDYGRGPGGPGPIPPLNGNAHPGPVRNGQAMHPLNGHPQPPPAGPVAGPGPRATTGPSGNRIPSQPPVPPGLPTTVRQVRGPQTPPGSPSPRGPPPPSGGPPSGGKSIVQETPPEVLHALASAQVDAQEAAKVDPELAFAVGFTHFDTSASHDNLITVLSTKEDLPRLASQTLVRVKSREDKRSYLGVVVSGPFAEPNAVPANSSMAIGVVTHGKKLTYTFDYHGRAEVELLGEEVGGILHPPRFRPRPQSPVFILDEEESARVLGMGLAGEAGAELSLGMVVGYEGMEARLNPRDKSILPRHTGIIGTTGGGKSTTVATLIYQAQLAGIATIVFDVEGEYTHINKPTDQPAMQEALKRRGKRPDGVKDLHIHHLLGRATRNREHRPLHRFSLNFSSLSPYALAEILDMTDAQQERFLKAYDVTKLLLEDFGIFPTNEQERRHMMEVDELSTGYPRMTIQHVLDVVNAYLYSLSDDGKTEARAARPKPAARKRAPVQDDLKLGEEPAEDEPTPLPSSLQLFSEFKTSPGRVMARVMAASSRNEISWKALASKLHRLRRLNIFDMGSSEGVKYDAMLTPGRVSVIDLSDTDSPQINNLVIADILRGLQERQELSYEKANRQGGEVTPVLIIIEEAHEFLSANRITQMPVLFEQVARIAKRGRKRWLGLVFVTQLPQHLPNEVLGLLNNFIIHKITDGAVISRMQKTVGSIDESLWNRVSRLAPGQALVSFSNFTRPLMVAVDPAPVKRLLVE; from the coding sequence ATGTCTGATTACGGCAGAGGTCCTGGAGGCCCGGGCCCCATCCCACCGCTCAATGGCAACGCCCACCCGGGACCTGTCCGCAATGGGCAGGCAATGCACCCCCTGAACGGGCATCCGCAGCCTCCGCCCGCGGGCCCCGTCGCGGGGCCGGGACCTCGGGCAACCACCGGGCCCTCCGGAAACCGGATTCCTTCACAGCCCCCCGTCCCACCGGGCCTCCCCACCACGGTCCGGCAGGTTCGGGGGCCGCAGACACCCCCAGGGAGTCCGTCCCCCAGGGGTCCACCGCCGCCCTCGGGAGGCCCCCCTTCAGGCGGCAAGAGCATTGTTCAGGAGACGCCTCCGGAGGTCCTCCACGCGCTGGCCTCCGCGCAGGTGGATGCCCAGGAGGCCGCGAAGGTGGATCCCGAACTGGCCTTCGCGGTGGGCTTCACCCACTTCGACACGTCGGCCAGCCACGACAACCTCATCACCGTGCTGTCGACGAAGGAGGACCTGCCCCGGCTGGCCTCCCAGACGCTGGTGCGCGTGAAGTCACGCGAGGACAAGCGCTCCTACCTGGGCGTGGTCGTGAGCGGTCCCTTCGCGGAGCCGAACGCCGTGCCCGCGAACTCCTCCATGGCCATTGGCGTGGTCACCCATGGAAAGAAGCTGACCTATACGTTCGACTACCACGGCCGTGCCGAGGTGGAGCTGTTGGGCGAGGAGGTCGGCGGCATCCTTCACCCGCCCCGCTTCCGACCCCGTCCCCAGAGCCCCGTCTTCATCCTGGATGAAGAGGAGAGCGCGCGGGTCCTGGGCATGGGGCTCGCGGGGGAGGCGGGGGCGGAGCTGAGCCTCGGCATGGTGGTGGGGTACGAGGGGATGGAGGCCCGCCTCAATCCCCGCGACAAGTCCATCCTGCCCCGGCACACCGGCATCATCGGGACCACGGGCGGCGGCAAGTCCACCACCGTCGCCACGCTCATCTATCAGGCCCAGCTCGCGGGCATCGCCACCATCGTGTTCGACGTGGAGGGTGAATACACGCACATCAACAAGCCCACGGACCAGCCAGCCATGCAGGAGGCCCTCAAGCGGCGCGGCAAGCGGCCTGATGGCGTGAAGGACCTGCACATCCACCATCTCCTGGGACGTGCGACGCGGAATCGGGAGCATCGCCCCCTGCACCGCTTCTCGCTGAACTTCTCCAGCCTGTCGCCCTACGCACTGGCGGAGATCCTGGACATGACGGATGCGCAGCAGGAGCGCTTCCTCAAGGCGTACGACGTCACCAAGCTGCTGCTGGAGGACTTCGGCATCTTCCCCACCAACGAGCAAGAACGGCGGCACATGATGGAGGTGGACGAGCTGTCCACCGGCTACCCCCGCATGACCATCCAGCACGTGCTGGACGTCGTGAACGCGTATCTCTACAGCCTCAGCGATGATGGCAAGACGGAGGCGCGCGCCGCCCGCCCCAAGCCAGCCGCCCGCAAGCGCGCCCCCGTCCAGGACGACCTGAAGCTGGGAGAAGAGCCCGCCGAGGACGAGCCCACGCCCCTCCCCTCCAGCCTCCAGCTCTTCAGCGAGTTCAAGACCAGCCCCGGGCGCGTCATGGCGCGGGTCATGGCCGCGAGCAGCCGCAATGAGATCAGCTGGAAGGCGCTGGCCAGCAAGCTCCACCGGCTGCGCCGGCTCAACATCTTCGACATGGGGTCCAGCGAGGGCGTGAAGTACGACGCGATGCTCACGCCCGGGCGCGTGTCCGTCATCGACCTGTCGGACACGGACTCGCCGCAGATCAACAACCTGGTCATCGCGGACATCCTGCGCGGCCTCCAGGAGCGGCAGGAGCTGTCCTACGAGAAGGCCAACCGCCAGGGCGGTGAGGTCACCCCGGTGCTCATCATCATCGAGGAGGCCCACGAGTTCCTGTCCGCCAACCGCATCACGCAGATGCCCGTGCTCTTCGAACAGGTGGCGCGCATCGCGAAGCGGGGCCGCAAGCGGTGGCTGGGGCTCGTCTTCGTCACCCAGCTTCCCCAGCACCTGCCCAACGAGGTGCTGGGCCTGCTCAACAACTTCATCATCCACAAGATCACCGACGGCGCCGTCATCAGCCGGATGCAGAAGACGGTGGGCAGCATCGACGAGAGCCTGTGGAACCGCGTGTCCCGGCTGGCCCCGGGCCAGGCGCTGGTGTCCTTCAGCAACTTCACCCGCCCGCTGATGGTGGCCGTGGACCCGGCGCCCGTGAAGCGCCTGCTCGTCGAGTAG
- a CDS encoding ImmA/IrrE family metallo-endopeptidase has protein sequence MSERWLKDALSLAKLPQPGTFPRAIAADAQERMKVRFVPMDEVTLPAVRNYLSRRGWKSMPAEEGDDRDMHGCIMAFCGRAYLFYSLKDSEEEQRFTSAHELAHFVLDHLCLRAKALRYFGDSILPVLDNQRLPTREELLTSALDGVPTKAQFHLMERDDSGAIDTGEVFRAEQRADRLAFEWLAPASVASQTLKGVPRAEHGSRLQQVFGLPLPKAEACARLLRQREDAPRFSLSSVLGERNPR, from the coding sequence GTGAGTGAGCGCTGGCTGAAGGACGCGCTGTCGTTGGCGAAGCTTCCCCAGCCAGGCACCTTTCCGCGCGCCATCGCCGCGGACGCACAGGAGCGCATGAAGGTCCGCTTCGTCCCCATGGACGAGGTGACCCTGCCCGCTGTCCGCAACTACCTCTCCCGGCGTGGATGGAAGTCCATGCCGGCGGAGGAAGGCGACGACCGGGACATGCACGGCTGCATCATGGCCTTCTGTGGAAGGGCCTACCTCTTCTACTCGCTCAAGGACTCCGAGGAAGAGCAGCGCTTCACGTCCGCGCACGAGCTCGCGCACTTCGTGCTCGACCACCTGTGCCTGCGCGCGAAGGCCCTGCGCTACTTTGGGGACAGCATCCTTCCGGTGCTCGACAATCAGCGGCTCCCGACGCGGGAGGAGCTCCTGACGTCCGCGCTGGATGGCGTCCCGACGAAGGCCCAGTTCCACCTGATGGAGCGGGATGACTCCGGCGCCATCGATACCGGGGAGGTCTTCCGCGCCGAACAACGCGCAGACCGCCTTGCCTTTGAATGGCTCGCGCCCGCATCCGTCGCATCCCAGACCCTGAAGGGCGTTCCCAGGGCCGAACACGGCTCCCGGCTCCAGCAGGTGTTTGGCCTGCCCCTGCCGAAGGCCGAAGCCTGCGCGCGGCTCCTGCGACAGCGGGAGGACGCCCCGCGCTTTTCCCTGAGCTCAGTCCTGGGTGAAAGGAACCCGAGGTGA